GCCAGATCTGTGGTCAGATCGAGGATTTGTTGTTATGCCCGTTAAAAAAAGTCACAAAATTAATTGAACAACGGACCCAATTTGTCGTGGATGATCATACATTGGAATTCACGGGATTGTGTCCACAATGCCAATAAAATGATTAAAACTCTTGGACCGAGGCTTTCAAAAGCCGGCTCTATCGCTTCTCTGGTATGTGCTGTGCACTGTGCGGTGACGCCTTTGGCATTGCTTGCCCTTCCCGTCATAGCTGCACATTCCTCGGATGGTCTTGATGGAATAATAGGAGCCTTTTGGGCCGATACTACTGAATGGATGTTTTTGGGAGTGATAGCCTTATTGGCAGGCTTTGGATTGTTAGCGACCTATCCTAGGCATCGAGATAGCCGTCCTGCTCTTTTGACTGCTTGCGGAATTGTGGTGTTAATGGCCGCTCATCTCCTGATCGAATCAGGCGGTGGGTTAGAGATAGTTCTTGATGTAACTGGAGCCTCTATGATCGCACTGGCTGGATTTTGGAATCGCCGGTTATGTCACCATTTAGGCTGCCATACTCATGAGCACACGCATGAAACCAGCGGTTCTAAGATTCAGCCCCTTCCTGATTTATCCTCCAATTCTTAGGGTTCCATACCTTTAGCTTGGCTACCGCAGGCTTCATCTAATGAAATTTTCTTTATTAATTCCCCGGAATCACGGTGTTTCTTTTTTATACCGAACCGAGGCCTATGGGGGTATGTTAGGGTTGGATTGAAACGCCCGTTAATAAAATAAGGGCAGGTGTCATGAGTAACTAAGAGGAATCATGAAGATTCTCGATACTCGTCAAGGAACATTAAATTGGTTATGAAGTCAAAATCTTACTTTTAGCCGACTTATCCAAGGCTTCCCCCAAATCATCAAGAAGTTGTTCTGTCTCTTCCCATCCGATGCAGGCATCTGTAATTGATATTCCCCATTCCAAGGGTTTCCCTGCTTCCCATTTTTGATTGCCCGGCTTCAGATTACTCTCAATTAACAAGCCCATGATGGAGAGTTGGCCCTTGGTGAATTGCTTGATAACAGATTGAGCCACGGGAACCTGACGCGTATGGTCTTTCTCTGAATTGCCATGAGAGCAATCAACCATTACCGGACGACGGATCCCTTCATTCGTTAAGCAACGCACGGCCTCAGAGATATCTTCCGGATTATAATTGACTCGTCCACCGCCTCCACGAAGAACAAGGTGTCGGTCCGGATTGCCATTTGTTTTGATTATTGAGGTGAGGCCGTCTGCGTTCACTCCAATGAAACTTTGAGGATGTCGGGCTGCAATCATGGCATTGAGTGCGACTTGGAGTCCCCCATCCGTACCATTTTTAAGCCCAACGGGCATGGATAGGCCACTGGCCATTTCTCTATGGGTTTGGCTTTCGGTGGTGCGGGCGCCAATAGCCGCCCAACTAATTAAGTCGGAAATATACTGGGGCGTGACAGGATCCAGAAATTCCGTAGCGCATGGCAATCCTAGATTATTGATCCGGAGTAGAATAGAACGGGCCAGTTCAAATCCTCCCCCGATTTCGCAAGAGCCATCCAAATGGGGGTCGTTGATAAGTCCTTTCCAACCCACCGTTGTGCGGGGCTTTTCAAAATAGGTTCGAAGGACAATCAGGGCATGCTCCTGGATGCGGTCAGCGACCAGTTTGAGGCGTTCAGCATAGAGAATGGCCGCTTCCGGGTCGTGTATCGAACATGGCCCAATTATAACTAACAGGCGATGTGAGTCTCGTCCATGAAGTATATCTCGAATGGCTTGCCGAGATTGGAGGACCATCTGTCCGGTTTTTTCGGGCAAGGGGAGGGAACTCTGCATCTGTTTTGGGGTAGGAAGTGGGGTAATATCGATAATGTTTCGGTTATTAATGGGTTCGGCCATGCGAGACGTCCTGGGTAAAATGAGAGAAGATCTGGAATTGCAGAATTTAATACCGTAACCAAATTATGCGGGAATTAACAACAGTGTAATAAGAAACCCTCTATAGAGGCAACTGTCAACGGCAAACTGTAATATGTCAGATAGAACAGGATTGTTGAGATTGGCTAGTAATCCATTCAAAAAGGTTGAGATGTGAGGCAGGCGAAAGAAACTTCCTGGCAATTAAATGGGAGGTAAATGGGAACGGGATTGTGAGAGGACAATGAGGGGGCTAGGCGTCAAAACCCGTCAAGCTGTGGTGTTAATCAAATTGGCTTGTTGAGAAGTATACCATCCCATGACATCCTGATTGGCGGGGTCTTGAGTTGAGGTAAATGAAAATTTGGTGCCAATGACGAGATCCGTCGTGGGGTCAACCCACTCAATCGTTCCAGAAAATTTGGAAAAGTGGCTGTATCCTGGTAAACGACAACTAATGTGGAGATGTGATGAGGAGACGAGTGGCCATGAAGAAGGGGCGACGCGAAATTGGCAACCCGTCGGGGAAAGATTGCTGAGCTGAACAGGGAGCACAGCAAGGATTTTCCCCTTGTCACTAAGGGGTCGAACGGCTCCAGTCATATTAACCGTCAAACGAGGAAATGAGCGAGGGTGTTGACGTGAAACATTTGGTGGGGCAGCTAATCGAATCGTCGGGGGCTGTGTGAGAATTTCTTGGATAACTGTTTCAAATTCATAAATGTCTTCATCAATACATGAACGACCTTTACAGGGAATCCCGCATTTGAGATTGCTGAGGGCCGGATCTTTAGGGAGTGCACAGAGGAGGGAATGATCGGCTCCCAGTCCCAATAAATATGTCTGGATTAACAATTTCTCAGGTGTGGAGGGAAAGGTTAACCAAATGGAGTTTGAGCCTAAGGCAAGGTGCGGAGATGGCGAATTCATGATCCCCTTTTCGGTTGTGTGAGGCCATGTTACAAGGCTAATTTCAGACCGGCAAGATGAGAAGGAGAGAACAGAAAAAGACTGACCTTAATATACAAGAACAGGTTAAAAAATCTAGAATGTTTATTGATGGCTTGTTGCCCATGCGAGGGTCGACATTCCATCGGCTTGGAAGGGCAGTAAGGGAAAGACTCTGTTGTTAGGCAGTCCTGAAATTATTATGTGGTTGGCGGTCGGGTTTCCTTTGGGTGAGGATGAAGTTCTTTAAGGAGTGAATTCGCTAATTTTTCAGCAGAAATGCCATAGTTCTGTGAGTCAATGGCTTTTTGGAAATGTGCGATTTTATCTTGTCGAACATCCGGAACCCGAGACATTTGTTCGAGGTAGAAAGAAACCTCTCGGCCAGGAGTGGAAAGGGATATTTTGTCATCTTTGGGAGAGTCTGGAGCTAAAGCGGAAACCTCGTGGCTAACATCGGGAGAGGACAAGGCCGTTTCCTTAGGAGGAAACGATGAGGAATCTCCTGGTGGTGTTGGTGGGGTGGAGGAACGTTGGTTCATTGGTTCATTGGTTGTTAAAGGATACCCCAGGGTGAGATGAAATTCTAAATAAATATGAATAGAAGAATCAAATGGCATCGTCGTCCCTCTTGGCCGTCTAATTCTTCCGATGAAATCCCTCGTCACCTTGTGAGTGGTTCTCATAAAGAATTGAGATAATAATGGAACATGTTGTCGGCGCACGTATTCATCAGTTACGGACCATAGATCCAGGAGAAATCCGGTTGATCCAGTTAGCACTGCCTGAGGAGGTTGAAATAGCCGGAAAACGATATGCCCTCCGAGATACCATGCGTCCAGGTACAGCCTTTCTCGCAAAACCATGGGGAGACCGGACGGGCAAATATCGAAGACGAATGTATACCCGGTCAAATGCCTCTTTCAACGAGCCACGATTATTGGAAACGTTCATCAATTATACCCATCTCGACCAGTCTGATACCTCCAGTTGGTGGCAATCGGAAATGGCAACCGAATGGTTTGAGAACGGAAAAACTGTAGAAGTTCGTCTTCAATTGGATGAAGAGACGGGGGGCGTGTTGGTATATGAAAATACCAAGGTATGTAAGGCTACGAATCTTCGCCTGGAAGACGATGGGATATGGGAGGGAATGCGAATGGTCTGTGTGGCCTTCGGCACGGGTATTACGCCATTCTTATCGTATGCCCGATATTTAAAAGCCAAAAATTTTGGTCGAAATGGAGGGAGAGTTGGAGCCCACCTGACGCTGGTGGCTAGTGTGCGCCATGAGGGGCAGTTAATGCTTCATGAGGAAATGGTCGCTCTTGAGCAACAATTTCCCGAACATTTTCGATATCAACCAGTGTTAACTCGATCCTGGCCGATTACCTGGGGATATCCGAAAGGTCGAATCCAGCGAGTGGTTCACTCCGTGTCCGGAAACGAACAAATCGACATTTCACCGTTTCAAACTATTGTGCCGAATTTAGCCCAATCGCATTTACGGATATGTGGGAGCGTCACGGCCTGCCGGCAACTCACTCTTGGACTTGAACAAGGCGGGTTGGTTCCGATTACGTTGCGCACGGAGTCCTGGTAGAAAAAATCCATGCTGAAAGGCAGAGGAATTTGTTGTGGATGATTCCTATTCCCCTGCGGGCCGTGTAATGGAATCTGGAATCGTGACATTGGGACGACGTAATAAGCGGATTACGGGGCGACCAAGGAAGGTGTAATGTCCACAAATCAGACAGTGCAAGCTGAGTGTGACAAGAAGTTCCTGCTCCAACTGTTCTAAGTGTACTGTTCGCGATCCACATCGAGAACAACGAGGATACTTGTCGGTGGAGACCTTTTGGGTCACGGTCTTTTTGGGAGAGGACTTGCGGGCCCTGCCGTTTGGTTGGTCCGGCCGTGCTGACTTTTTCATGAATGAATCCTTGGTCAAGGTAATAGAAGAACTCATCTGGTTATAACCAATTCCTGTGCCAAAATTTTAGTTTAAAAAGTGACAGGAAAGTCCAAAAACGACCTAGAAATAGGAGGAAGAAGGCTGACACTGGGTAAAATTTACCCGAGGAACAGGGTCAAAAATGCTGAGCTGGAGCGCTGTTGGCGGGCTAAAGATTATTGACTGGGAATGGGAGCCGAAGGGCGAGAGAGGATGGCCTCAGAACGAAGGCGGAGATTGGCGGCTTCCGATGGTCGATTAGCTGCTTGCATCATTCGAGCATATCGTTGAAGAATGGCAGCCACGTCTGGATGATTTGGGCCATTCGCGGTTTCCTTTAATTTGAGGGCCCGTTCATATTGCGCAGCGGATTTGTCATATTCTTTCCGATCTTCGTAATAGGTGGCCAAACTATATAGACTACTTAAGAGCAGGGGGTTTCCCGGTCCTAACCCTTCAGCATGTTTAACTGTGGCCAATAACTGGTTTTCTAACGCAGGGGTGGTTGCCTCTCCGGTTGTTGCCGGCAGCGAGGACCTAGAAGAAGGCGAAGAGGTCCGTGAAGGGGAGGTACATGCGCCGAATAGGCCGATCAAAAGCATGATGGTCCACATCATCCTAAAGATAGATTGTATATTCCGGTTCATAGAACTCCACCCTGACAACGCATCTTCAAAAAAGCCCCGGATAAAAAATTAGAAGTGATTCTATGAACTCTGGGCCTGTTTTCGCAAGTGAACTCCCCGGTTTATGATTTATCAAAAACCAATTCATAATGATTTCTAATGGAGAAGAATACACGATGCCGGTCCTGTGGTGTTCGATTTCGGCCCATGGCTTTGGTCATGCCGCACAATTAATGCCAATCTTGAATGAATTAGGTGGGGCGGTTGAGGACCTGCATGTGATTCTACGCAGCCAAGTACCTGCCGATTTCTTTCAACGTCATCTCCGCGTGAGTTGGGAGCTGCAAGATGTCCAACAAGATGTTGGATGTGTCCAGCGAGGGCCTTTGGATATTGATGTGGAGGAAACATGGGAGGCCTACACCAAATTTCACACACAGTGGGAGTCCAAGGTTGAGGAAGAAGCTCAGGCCATCCGATTGTCCAAGGCGCGTCTAGTCATTTCCAATATTTCGCCTCTTGCCATA
Above is a window of Candidatus Nitrospira neomarina DNA encoding:
- a CDS encoding flagellar biosynthesis anti-sigma factor FlgM, translated to MPFDSSIHIYLEFHLTLGYPLTTNEPMNQRSSTPPTPPGDSSSFPPKETALSSPDVSHEVSALAPDSPKDDKISLSTPGREVSFYLEQMSRVPDVRQDKIAHFQKAIDSQNYGISAEKLANSLLKELHPHPKETRPPTT
- a CDS encoding PilZ domain-containing protein, producing MNSPSPHLALGSNSIWLTFPSTPEKLLIQTYLLGLGADHSLLCALPKDPALSNLKCGIPCKGRSCIDEDIYEFETVIQEILTQPPTIRLAAPPNVSRQHPRSFPRLTVNMTGAVRPLSDKGKILAVLPVQLSNLSPTGCQFRVAPSSWPLVSSSHLHISCRLPGYSHFSKFSGTIEWVDPTTDLVIGTKFSFTSTQDPANQDVMGWYTSQQANLINTTA
- a CDS encoding MerC domain-containing protein; protein product: MIKTLGPRLSKAGSIASLVCAVHCAVTPLALLALPVIAAHSSDGLDGIIGAFWADTTEWMFLGVIALLAGFGLLATYPRHRDSRPALLTACGIVVLMAAHLLIESGGGLEIVLDVTGASMIALAGFWNRRLCHHLGCHTHEHTHETSGSKIQPLPDLSSNS
- a CDS encoding tetratricopeptide repeat protein, with translation MNRNIQSIFRMMWTIMLLIGLFGACTSPSRTSSPSSRSSLPATTGEATTPALENQLLATVKHAEGLGPGNPLLLSSLYSLATYYEDRKEYDKSAAQYERALKLKETANGPNHPDVAAILQRYARMMQAANRPSEAANLRLRSEAILSRPSAPIPSQ
- a CDS encoding 3-deoxy-7-phosphoheptulonate synthase, translating into MAEPINNRNIIDITPLPTPKQMQSSLPLPEKTGQMVLQSRQAIRDILHGRDSHRLLVIIGPCSIHDPEAAILYAERLKLVADRIQEHALIVLRTYFEKPRTTVGWKGLINDPHLDGSCEIGGGFELARSILLRINNLGLPCATEFLDPVTPQYISDLISWAAIGARTTESQTHREMASGLSMPVGLKNGTDGGLQVALNAMIAARHPQSFIGVNADGLTSIIKTNGNPDRHLVLRGGGGRVNYNPEDISEAVRCLTNEGIRRPVMVDCSHGNSEKDHTRQVPVAQSVIKQFTKGQLSIMGLLIESNLKPGNQKWEAGKPLEWGISITDACIGWEETEQLLDDLGEALDKSAKSKILTS